A portion of the Callithrix jacchus isolate 240 chromosome 13, calJac240_pri, whole genome shotgun sequence genome contains these proteins:
- the LOC128929377 gene encoding glycerol-3-phosphate acyltransferase 4-like isoform X25: MDGQLPCCSQVGYLKNGAKSQGEPPALQALHQRNHCKGSHFTRRRDQEDSSSGSSKALDNTPELELSDIFYFCQKGMETIMDDEVTERFSAEELESWNLLSRTNYNLHSISLRLKVLWGLGVLIRYCFLLPLRFKEFVSKHVHSMCHRICARALTAIITYHDREDRPRNGGICVANHTSPIDVIILASDGYYTMTEFHSLPRLGCNGAISAHRNLILVAAGRWMGNWMNNS, from the exons TGGGCTACCTCAAGAATGGAGCGAAGAGCCAAGGAGAACCACCAGCTTTACAAGCCCTACACCAACG GAATCATTGCAAAGGATCCCACTTCACTAGAAGAAGAGATCAAGAAGATTCGTCGAGTGGCAGTAGTAAGGCTCTGGACAATACTCCAGAGTTGGAGCTCTCTGACATTTTCTACTTTTGCCAGAAAGGAATGGAGACCATTATGGATGATGAGGTGACAGAAAGATTCTCCGCAGAGGAACTGGAGTCCTGGAACCTGCTGAGCAGAACCAATTATAACTTGCATTCCATCAGCCTTCGGCTCAAGGTCCTGTGGGGCTTAGGAGTGCTGATTCGCTACTGCTTCCTGCTGCCACTCAG GTTTAAGGAGTTCGTGAGTAAACATGTTCACTCAATGTGTCACCGGATCTGTGCGCGAGCACTGACAGCCATCATCACCTACCACGACAG GGAAGACAGACCGAGAAACGGTGGCATCTGTGTGGCTAATCACACCTCGCCGATCGATGTGATCATCTTGGCCAGTGATGGCTATTATACCATG acggagtttcactccttacccaggctggggtgcaatggcgcgatctcggctcaccgcaacctcatcCTCGTTGCAGCAGGCAGGTGGATGGGCAATTGGATGAACAACAGTTGA
- the LOC128929377 gene encoding glycerol-3-phosphate acyltransferase 4-like isoform X28: METIMDDEVTERFSAEELESWNLLSRTNYNLHSISLRLKVLWGLGVLIRYCFLLPLRFKEFVSKHVHSMCHRICARALTAIITYHDREDRPRNGGICVANHTSPIDVIILASDGYYTMVGQVHGGLMGVIQRAMVKACPHIWLRDGVSLLTQAGVQWRDLGSPQPHPRCSRQVDGQLDEQQLRAEPTEWRRKERHMDGDRDTVHENLGTPTPMHSSC; this comes from the exons ATGGAGACCATTATGGATGATGAGGTGACAGAAAGATTCTCCGCAGAGGAACTGGAGTCCTGGAACCTGCTGAGCAGAACCAATTATAACTTGCATTCCATCAGCCTTCGGCTCAAGGTCCTGTGGGGCTTAGGAGTGCTGATTCGCTACTGCTTCCTGCTGCCACTCAG GTTTAAGGAGTTCGTGAGTAAACATGTTCACTCAATGTGTCACCGGATCTGTGCGCGAGCACTGACAGCCATCATCACCTACCACGACAG GGAAGACAGACCGAGAAACGGTGGCATCTGTGTGGCTAATCACACCTCGCCGATCGATGTGATCATCTTGGCCAGTGATGGCTATTATACCATG GTGGGTCAAGTGCACGGGGGACTCATGGGTGTGATTCAGAGAGCCATGGTGAAGGCCTGCCCGCACATCTGGCTAAGAG acggagtttcactccttacccaggctggggtgcaatggcgcgatctcggctcaccgcaacctcatcCTCGTTGCAGCAGGCAGGTGGATGGGCAATTGGATGAACAACAGTTGAGAGCTGAGCCCACAGagtggaggaggaaagagaggcacatggatggagacagagacacagtcCACGAGAACCTGGGAACCCCCACACCTATGCACTCCTCTTGTTAA
- the LOC128929377 gene encoding glycerol-3-phosphate acyltransferase 4-like isoform X19: protein MDGQLPCCSQVGYLKNGAKSQGEPPALQALHQRNHCKGSHFTRRRDQEDSSSGSSKALDNTPELELSDIFYFCQKGMETIMDDEVTERFSAEELESWNLLSRTNYNLHSISLRLKVLWGLGVLIRYCFLLPLRFKEFVSKHVHSMCHRICARALTAIITYHDREDRPRNGGICVANHTSPIDVIILASDGYYTMVGQVHGGLMGVIQRAMVKACPHIWLRGTCINNTSVMMFKRGSFEIGATVYPVAIKITIVVFSNPLLVTNRG, encoded by the exons TGGGCTACCTCAAGAATGGAGCGAAGAGCCAAGGAGAACCACCAGCTTTACAAGCCCTACACCAACG GAATCATTGCAAAGGATCCCACTTCACTAGAAGAAGAGATCAAGAAGATTCGTCGAGTGGCAGTAGTAAGGCTCTGGACAATACTCCAGAGTTGGAGCTCTCTGACATTTTCTACTTTTGCCAGAAAGGAATGGAGACCATTATGGATGATGAGGTGACAGAAAGATTCTCCGCAGAGGAACTGGAGTCCTGGAACCTGCTGAGCAGAACCAATTATAACTTGCATTCCATCAGCCTTCGGCTCAAGGTCCTGTGGGGCTTAGGAGTGCTGATTCGCTACTGCTTCCTGCTGCCACTCAG GTTTAAGGAGTTCGTGAGTAAACATGTTCACTCAATGTGTCACCGGATCTGTGCGCGAGCACTGACAGCCATCATCACCTACCACGACAG GGAAGACAGACCGAGAAACGGTGGCATCTGTGTGGCTAATCACACCTCGCCGATCGATGTGATCATCTTGGCCAGTGATGGCTATTATACCATG GTGGGTCAAGTGCACGGGGGACTCATGGGTGTGATTCAGAGAGCCATGGTGAAGGCCTGCCCGCACATCTGGCTAAGAG GAACCTGCATCAATAATACATCGGTGATGATGTTCAAAAGGGGAAGTTTTGAAATTGGAGCCACAGTCTACCCTGTTGCTATCAAG ATAACTATTGTGGTTTTCTCGAACCCTTTATTGGTAACCAACCGTGGATAA
- the LOC128929377 gene encoding glycerol-3-phosphate acyltransferase 4-like isoform X13 encodes MDGQLPCCSQVGYLKNGAKSQGEPPALQALHQRNHCKGSHFTRRRDQEDSSSGSSKALDNTPELELSDIFYFCQKGMETIMDDEVTERFSAEELESWNLLSRTNYNLHSISLRLKVLWGLGVLIRYCFLLPLRFKEFVSKHVHSMCHRICARALTAIITYHDREDRPRNGGICVANHTSPIDVIILASDGYYTMVGQVHGGLMGVIQRAMVKACPHIWLRGTCINNTSVMMFKRGSFEIGATVYPVAIKTEFHSLPRLGCNGAISAHRNLILVAAGRWMGNWMNNS; translated from the exons TGGGCTACCTCAAGAATGGAGCGAAGAGCCAAGGAGAACCACCAGCTTTACAAGCCCTACACCAACG GAATCATTGCAAAGGATCCCACTTCACTAGAAGAAGAGATCAAGAAGATTCGTCGAGTGGCAGTAGTAAGGCTCTGGACAATACTCCAGAGTTGGAGCTCTCTGACATTTTCTACTTTTGCCAGAAAGGAATGGAGACCATTATGGATGATGAGGTGACAGAAAGATTCTCCGCAGAGGAACTGGAGTCCTGGAACCTGCTGAGCAGAACCAATTATAACTTGCATTCCATCAGCCTTCGGCTCAAGGTCCTGTGGGGCTTAGGAGTGCTGATTCGCTACTGCTTCCTGCTGCCACTCAG GTTTAAGGAGTTCGTGAGTAAACATGTTCACTCAATGTGTCACCGGATCTGTGCGCGAGCACTGACAGCCATCATCACCTACCACGACAG GGAAGACAGACCGAGAAACGGTGGCATCTGTGTGGCTAATCACACCTCGCCGATCGATGTGATCATCTTGGCCAGTGATGGCTATTATACCATG GTGGGTCAAGTGCACGGGGGACTCATGGGTGTGATTCAGAGAGCCATGGTGAAGGCCTGCCCGCACATCTGGCTAAGAG GAACCTGCATCAATAATACATCGGTGATGATGTTCAAAAGGGGAAGTTTTGAAATTGGAGCCACAGTCTACCCTGTTGCTATCAAG acggagtttcactccttacccaggctggggtgcaatggcgcgatctcggctcaccgcaacctcatcCTCGTTGCAGCAGGCAGGTGGATGGGCAATTGGATGAACAACAGTTGA
- the LOC128929377 gene encoding glycerol-3-phosphate acyltransferase 4-like isoform X11: MDGQLPCCSQVGYLKNGAKSQGEPPALQALHQRNHCKGSHFTRRRDQEDSSSGSSKALDNTPELELSDIFYFCQKGMETIMDDEVTERFSAEELESWNLLSRTNYNLHSISLRLKVLWGLGVLIRYCFLLPLRFKEFVSKHVHSMCHRICARALTAIITYHDREDRPRNGGICVANHTSPIDVIILASDGYYTMVGQVHGGLMGVIQRAMVKACPHIWLRDGVSLLTQAGVQWRDLGSPQPHPRCSRQVDGQLDEQQLRAEPTEWRRKERHMDGDRDTVHENLGTPTPMHSSC, translated from the exons TGGGCTACCTCAAGAATGGAGCGAAGAGCCAAGGAGAACCACCAGCTTTACAAGCCCTACACCAACG GAATCATTGCAAAGGATCCCACTTCACTAGAAGAAGAGATCAAGAAGATTCGTCGAGTGGCAGTAGTAAGGCTCTGGACAATACTCCAGAGTTGGAGCTCTCTGACATTTTCTACTTTTGCCAGAAAGGAATGGAGACCATTATGGATGATGAGGTGACAGAAAGATTCTCCGCAGAGGAACTGGAGTCCTGGAACCTGCTGAGCAGAACCAATTATAACTTGCATTCCATCAGCCTTCGGCTCAAGGTCCTGTGGGGCTTAGGAGTGCTGATTCGCTACTGCTTCCTGCTGCCACTCAG GTTTAAGGAGTTCGTGAGTAAACATGTTCACTCAATGTGTCACCGGATCTGTGCGCGAGCACTGACAGCCATCATCACCTACCACGACAG GGAAGACAGACCGAGAAACGGTGGCATCTGTGTGGCTAATCACACCTCGCCGATCGATGTGATCATCTTGGCCAGTGATGGCTATTATACCATG GTGGGTCAAGTGCACGGGGGACTCATGGGTGTGATTCAGAGAGCCATGGTGAAGGCCTGCCCGCACATCTGGCTAAGAG acggagtttcactccttacccaggctggggtgcaatggcgcgatctcggctcaccgcaacctcatcCTCGTTGCAGCAGGCAGGTGGATGGGCAATTGGATGAACAACAGTTGAGAGCTGAGCCCACAGagtggaggaggaaagagaggcacatggatggagacagagacacagtcCACGAGAACCTGGGAACCCCCACACCTATGCACTCCTCTTGTTAA
- the LOC128929377 gene encoding glycerol-3-phosphate acyltransferase 4-like isoform X24 produces the protein MDGQLPCCSQVGYLKNGAKSQGEPPALQALHQRNHCKGSHFTRRRDQEDSSSGSSKALDNTPELELSDIFYFCQKGMETIMDDEVTERFSAEELESWNLLSRTNYNLHSISLRLKVLWGLGVLIRYCFLLPLRFKEFVSKHVHSMCHRICARALTAIITYHDREDRPRNGGICVANHTSPIDVIILASDGYYTMVGQVHGGLMGVIQRAMVKACPHIWLRDNYCGFLEPFIGNQPWITLAISRLF, from the exons TGGGCTACCTCAAGAATGGAGCGAAGAGCCAAGGAGAACCACCAGCTTTACAAGCCCTACACCAACG GAATCATTGCAAAGGATCCCACTTCACTAGAAGAAGAGATCAAGAAGATTCGTCGAGTGGCAGTAGTAAGGCTCTGGACAATACTCCAGAGTTGGAGCTCTCTGACATTTTCTACTTTTGCCAGAAAGGAATGGAGACCATTATGGATGATGAGGTGACAGAAAGATTCTCCGCAGAGGAACTGGAGTCCTGGAACCTGCTGAGCAGAACCAATTATAACTTGCATTCCATCAGCCTTCGGCTCAAGGTCCTGTGGGGCTTAGGAGTGCTGATTCGCTACTGCTTCCTGCTGCCACTCAG GTTTAAGGAGTTCGTGAGTAAACATGTTCACTCAATGTGTCACCGGATCTGTGCGCGAGCACTGACAGCCATCATCACCTACCACGACAG GGAAGACAGACCGAGAAACGGTGGCATCTGTGTGGCTAATCACACCTCGCCGATCGATGTGATCATCTTGGCCAGTGATGGCTATTATACCATG GTGGGTCAAGTGCACGGGGGACTCATGGGTGTGATTCAGAGAGCCATGGTGAAGGCCTGCCCGCACATCTGGCTAAGAG ATAACTATTGTGGTTTTCTCGAACCCTTTATTGGTAACCAACCGTGGATAACCCTGGCAATTTCAAGGCTCTTCTGA